Proteins from a genomic interval of Plectropomus leopardus isolate mb unplaced genomic scaffold, YSFRI_Pleo_2.0 unplaced_scaffold1375, whole genome shotgun sequence:
- the LOC121964032 gene encoding DNA nucleotidylexotransferase-like isoform X1 produces MSVRMLVSLRNKCRISSSHSESVTHVISENNSGDEVRAWLDSQVKGQTDAQLLDISWYTESMRAGRPVDVLDRHKLQEQQIKESNKKMLFSVPSYACQRRTTLDNHNTVLTDALSLLAENAELSDEDGRGVAFRRAAAVLKALPAPVTDTRQLRGLPCLGGHSLRVIKEILENGASSEVESTKQSERFRALKVR; encoded by the exons CAGAATATCGTCCTCCCACAGCGAAAGCGTCACTCACGTGATTTCTGAGAACAACTCTGGCGATGAGGTCAGAGCGTGGCTCGACtcgcaggtcaaaggtcaaacagaCGCTCAGCTGCTGGACATCAGCTGGTACACGGAGAGCATGCGAGCAGGACGTCCTGTGGACGTCCTGGACAGACATAAACTCCAG gAGCAGCAGATTaaagaatcaaacaaaaaaatgttgttttctgtcccGAGTTACGCCTGTCAGAGGAGGACGACTCTGGACAACCACAACACCGTCCTCACC GATGCTCTGTCGCTGCTGGCTGAAAACGCCGAGCTCAGTGACGAGGACGGACGAGGCGTCGCGTTCAGACGGGCCGCCGCCGTGTTGAAGGCTCTGCCCGCGCCGGTGACGGACACGAGGCAGCTCAGAGGACTCCCCTGTCTCGGAGGACATTCGCTCAGAGTCATCAAA GAGATTTTGGAGAACGGAGCTTCGAGTGAAGTCGAATCCACGAAGCAGTCTGAGCGCTTCAGAGCGCTGAAGGTGCGTTAG
- the LOC121964032 gene encoding DNA nucleotidylexotransferase-like isoform X2, with protein sequence MSVRMLVSLRNKCRISSSHSESVTHVISENNSGDEVRAWLDSQVKGQTDAQLLDISWYTESMRAGRPVDVLDRHKLQDALSLLAENAELSDEDGRGVAFRRAAAVLKALPAPVTDTRQLRGLPCLGGHSLRVIKEILENGASSEVESTKQSERFRALKVR encoded by the exons CAGAATATCGTCCTCCCACAGCGAAAGCGTCACTCACGTGATTTCTGAGAACAACTCTGGCGATGAGGTCAGAGCGTGGCTCGACtcgcaggtcaaaggtcaaacagaCGCTCAGCTGCTGGACATCAGCTGGTACACGGAGAGCATGCGAGCAGGACGTCCTGTGGACGTCCTGGACAGACATAAACTCCAG GATGCTCTGTCGCTGCTGGCTGAAAACGCCGAGCTCAGTGACGAGGACGGACGAGGCGTCGCGTTCAGACGGGCCGCCGCCGTGTTGAAGGCTCTGCCCGCGCCGGTGACGGACACGAGGCAGCTCAGAGGACTCCCCTGTCTCGGAGGACATTCGCTCAGAGTCATCAAA GAGATTTTGGAGAACGGAGCTTCGAGTGAAGTCGAATCCACGAAGCAGTCTGAGCGCTTCAGAGCGCTGAAGGTGCGTTAG